From the genome of Verrucomicrobiia bacterium, one region includes:
- the kdpC gene encoding potassium-transporting ATPase subunit KdpC, whose protein sequence is MKTILPALRMFTVLTLLTGIIYPLAVTGVARLLFPRQAQGSLIARDGELAGSELIAQSFTNAAYFWPRPSAGDFATVPSGASNKGPASADLKHAIEARAAQWRAAQHLPADAPVPADLLLASASGLDPHISPEAARFQINRVAAARHFTPEQQQRLAALVDRSVELPQLGFLGEPRVNVLKLNLAVDSLR, encoded by the coding sequence ATGAAAACGATTCTTCCGGCCCTTCGCATGTTCACCGTGCTGACGTTGCTCACCGGCATCATCTATCCGCTTGCCGTAACCGGCGTGGCCAGGCTGCTATTCCCAAGGCAGGCACAGGGCAGCTTGATTGCGCGTGATGGCGAGCTGGCGGGTTCGGAGCTGATCGCACAAAGCTTCACCAACGCGGCTTACTTCTGGCCCCGGCCCTCGGCAGGCGACTTCGCCACCGTTCCGTCCGGCGCCAGCAACAAGGGCCCGGCGAGCGCGGACTTGAAACACGCCATCGAAGCGCGCGCGGCTCAATGGCGCGCAGCGCAGCATTTGCCGGCGGACGCACCCGTGCCGGCGGACTTGTTGCTCGCCTCGGCCAGCGGGTTGGATCCCCACATCAGCCCGGAGGCCGCGCGCTTCCAGATTAACCGCGTGGCGGCGGCGCGGCATTTCACGCCGGAGCAGCAGCAACGGTTGGCGGCTCTGGTTGACCGCAGCGTTGAACTGCCGCAGCTCGGCTTTTTGGGCGAGCCGCGCGTGAATGTTTTGAAGCTGAACCTGGCGGTGGATTCATTAAGATAA
- a CDS encoding AAA family ATPase — translation MSFPTEIETLIRARYPILYIISSEELRVQELIAEIAKKRQKRVFEWTCSTGIVPAGTSIQSQKNRSPATKEPLAALDLVIEQVEPALFVFKDLHPFLTKNNFAVTRKLKDIALHLKNSHKTIILISPVLEIPTELEKEITVLNHPLPAREDLSALLDHIITDVKQFKQVTIDLDEAGRERLLQAALGLTIGEAENVFAKIIVKDERLSADAVGDVFAEKQQIIRKSGLLEYYATDENFNHVGGMAVLKEWLTKRAAAFTDEARAFGLPAPKGVLLLGVQGCGKSLCAKAVSNLWQLPLLRFDMGRMFGSFVGSSEENVRRAIAVAESVAPAILWVDEIDKAFAGSQGSGIADGGTTARVFGTFLTWLSEKTAPVFVVATANEIAHLPPELLRKGRLDEIFFVDLPSRAERREIFRIHLARRSRDAAAFDLAALADASDQFSGAEIEEAINSALYDAFYARTDLTTAQVLASIAQTVPLAKTMAEQIGELRTWAEGRARSANVARGS, via the coding sequence ATGTCCTTCCCCACCGAAATCGAAACACTGATCCGGGCGCGGTATCCGATACTCTACATCATTTCGAGCGAGGAGCTGCGCGTGCAGGAACTCATCGCCGAGATTGCGAAGAAGCGGCAGAAGCGCGTGTTCGAGTGGACGTGCAGCACCGGCATTGTGCCGGCCGGAACGTCCATTCAATCGCAAAAAAATCGCAGCCCCGCCACGAAGGAACCGCTCGCGGCGCTGGACCTTGTCATCGAACAGGTCGAGCCTGCGTTGTTTGTGTTCAAGGATCTTCATCCGTTTCTGACGAAGAACAACTTTGCCGTGACGCGCAAGCTCAAGGACATCGCGCTCCATCTGAAGAACAGCCACAAGACCATCATCCTGATCTCGCCGGTGCTGGAAATCCCCACGGAACTCGAAAAGGAAATCACGGTGCTGAACCACCCGCTGCCGGCGCGCGAGGATTTGTCCGCGCTGCTCGATCACATCATCACCGACGTAAAGCAATTCAAACAGGTAACCATCGACCTCGATGAAGCCGGGCGCGAGCGCCTGCTGCAGGCCGCACTCGGCCTGACGATTGGCGAGGCGGAGAATGTCTTCGCCAAAATCATCGTGAAGGACGAGCGCTTGAGCGCGGACGCCGTGGGCGACGTCTTTGCGGAGAAGCAGCAAATCATCCGCAAGAGCGGCCTGCTGGAATACTACGCCACCGACGAAAACTTCAACCACGTCGGCGGCATGGCGGTGTTGAAGGAGTGGCTGACCAAACGTGCCGCCGCCTTCACCGACGAAGCCCGTGCGTTCGGCCTGCCCGCGCCGAAGGGCGTGCTGCTGCTCGGCGTGCAGGGCTGTGGCAAGAGCCTGTGCGCAAAGGCCGTCTCGAACCTCTGGCAGCTCCCGCTGCTGCGCTTCGACATGGGCCGGATGTTCGGCAGTTTCGTCGGCTCGTCGGAGGAAAACGTGCGCCGCGCCATTGCCGTGGCCGAGTCCGTGGCGCCCGCGATTCTGTGGGTGGACGAAATCGACAAGGCGTTCGCCGGCTCGCAAGGCTCGGGCATTGCCGACGGTGGCACGACCGCGCGCGTGTTCGGCACGTTCCTGACCTGGCTCTCCGAGAAAACGGCGCCGGTGTTCGTCGTCGCCACCGCCAATGAGATTGCACACCTGCCGCCCGAACTGCTGCGCAAGGGCCGGCTCGACGAAATTTTCTTCGTGGATCTGCCCAGCCGTGCGGAGCGACGGGAGATTTTCCGCATCCATCTGGCCAGGCGCAGTCGTGACGCGGCGGCCTTCGATCTGGCCGCGCTGGCGGACGCGAGCGACCAGTTCAGCGGCGCGGAAATCGAGGAGGCCATCAACAGCGCGCTCTACGATGCATTTTATGCCCGCACCGATTTGACGACGGCGCAGGTGCTCGCGTCTATCGCGCAGACGGTGCCGCTCGCGAAGACGATGGCGGAACAGATTGGTGAATTGCGCACGTGGGCCGAAGGCCGGGCGCGCAGCGCCAACGTGGCGCGGGGGAGCTAA
- the kdpA gene encoding potassium-transporting ATPase subunit KdpA encodes MNERDWLQIIVYVGALVALTPWHGEFLARALTGERHLLSRLLGPIEQFIYRLAGVDPGREMRWTEYAAALLWFNLAGVVFLFLLQWGQGVLPLNPQHLPAPAWHLAVNTAVSFVTNTNWQAYSGEVTLSYLTQMLGLTVQNFVSAATGIAVLLALTRGLARKSTQTLGNFWADLVRATLYVLLPLSLVLAVVLVGQGVVQSFSPYANVTTLEHAHQLVPLGPAASQIAIKQLGTNGGGFFGANSAHPFENPTPLTNFLEMLAILLIPSAMCLTYGRMVGSRRQGWAIWAAMMVLFLAGLGLALWAEYQPNPALAGLPNLEGKETRFGIANSVVWATATTDASNGSVNAMHDSFSPLGGLVPLFNILLGEVVFGGVGAGLYGMLMFVVLTVFLAGLMVGRTPEYLGKKIEAREVKLAMIAVLAPCVMVLVCSAIAAVTPAGTSSLNNAGPHGLSEILYAFASMANNNGSAFAGLNAATPFYDLLGAFCMLVGRFAVIIPALALAGGLAGKKVAPASSGTFPTDGPLFVVLLIGVVIIVGALTFLPALTLGPVIEQLLMLQGRVF; translated from the coding sequence ATGAACGAGCGCGATTGGCTCCAGATCATCGTGTATGTCGGCGCGTTGGTGGCGTTGACCCCGTGGCACGGCGAATTCCTGGCCCGCGCCCTGACGGGCGAGCGGCATCTGCTGTCGCGGTTGCTGGGTCCCATCGAGCAGTTCATCTACCGGCTGGCCGGCGTTGATCCCGGACGGGAAATGCGCTGGACCGAATACGCCGCCGCGCTGCTGTGGTTCAATCTCGCGGGCGTCGTGTTCCTGTTCCTGCTGCAATGGGGGCAGGGCGTCCTGCCGCTGAATCCGCAGCATCTGCCCGCGCCAGCGTGGCATCTGGCGGTGAACACCGCCGTCAGCTTCGTCACCAACACCAACTGGCAGGCGTATTCCGGCGAGGTGACGCTGAGCTACCTCACGCAGATGCTCGGGCTCACGGTGCAAAACTTCGTCAGTGCCGCCACCGGCATCGCGGTGTTGCTGGCGTTGACGCGCGGCCTCGCTCGTAAATCCACGCAAACGCTGGGCAACTTCTGGGCCGACCTCGTTCGCGCGACGCTTTATGTGTTGCTGCCGTTGTCGCTAGTGCTGGCTGTGGTGCTGGTAGGGCAGGGCGTGGTGCAAAGCTTCTCCCCCTACGCCAATGTCACCACGCTGGAACACGCCCACCAGCTTGTCCCGCTCGGACCCGCCGCCTCACAGATCGCCATCAAACAACTCGGCACCAACGGCGGCGGATTCTTCGGCGCGAACTCGGCGCACCCGTTCGAGAACCCCACACCGCTGACGAACTTCCTCGAAATGCTCGCCATTCTGCTGATTCCGTCGGCGATGTGCCTGACCTACGGCCGCATGGTGGGTTCGCGGCGCCAAGGCTGGGCGATCTGGGCCGCGATGATGGTGCTGTTCCTCGCGGGACTCGGGCTGGCGTTATGGGCCGAATACCAACCGAACCCGGCGCTTGCGGGGCTGCCGAATCTGGAAGGCAAGGAAACGCGTTTCGGCATTGCCAACTCGGTGGTGTGGGCCACCGCAACGACCGACGCCTCCAACGGTTCTGTCAATGCGATGCACGACAGCTTTTCGCCGCTGGGCGGGCTGGTGCCGTTGTTCAACATTCTCCTCGGCGAAGTCGTCTTCGGCGGGGTGGGCGCGGGCTTATACGGCATGCTGATGTTTGTGGTGCTCACCGTATTTCTCGCGGGTCTGATGGTGGGACGCACGCCGGAATACCTGGGCAAGAAAATCGAGGCGCGTGAAGTGAAGCTCGCCATGATCGCCGTGCTCGCTCCGTGCGTGATGGTGCTCGTGTGCTCGGCGATCGCCGCCGTGACTCCAGCGGGCACAAGCAGCCTGAACAACGCCGGCCCGCACGGCTTGAGCGAAATTCTTTACGCGTTCGCCTCGATGGCCAACAACAACGGCTCCGCCTTCGCGGGCTTGAATGCCGCCACGCCATTCTATGATCTGCTCGGTGCGTTCTGCATGTTGGTCGGGCGCTTTGCCGTCATCATCCCGGCGCTGGCGCTGGCGGGCGGCCTGGCCGGCAAAAAGGTGGCACCCGCTTCGAGCGGCACCTTTCCCACAGACGGACCTTTGTTTGTCGTGCTGCTCATCGGCGTGGTCATCATCGTCGGCGCGCTCACGTTCCTGCCCGCGCTGACGCTGGGTCCGGTCATTGAACAACTGCTGATGCTGCAAGGGCGGGTGTTTTAA
- a CDS encoding response regulator, translated as MNPRKKRILVVDDEPGITRMLKLNLEQTGEFVVQVENAAPHALTAALTFQPDLILLDVLMPGVDGGQLAAHFQASPRFEKVPIIFLTAAATKQEVNSHGGQIGGLEFLAKPVDMPEVVASIRKHLAA; from the coding sequence ATGAACCCGCGCAAGAAGCGTATTCTCGTGGTGGATGATGAACCCGGCATCACCCGGATGCTGAAATTGAACCTGGAACAGACCGGTGAGTTCGTGGTGCAGGTCGAAAACGCCGCCCCGCATGCCCTGACGGCCGCGCTCACGTTTCAGCCGGACCTCATCCTGCTGGACGTGCTCATGCCGGGCGTGGACGGCGGGCAGCTGGCCGCGCATTTCCAAGCCAGCCCCCGGTTCGAGAAGGTGCCGATCATCTTCCTGACCGCGGCGGCCACCAAGCAGGAAGTGAACTCGCACGGCGGCCAGATCGGCGGCTTGGAGTTCCTGGCCAAGCCGGTGGACATGCCCGAGGTGGTGGCTTCCATCCGGAAACACCTGGCGGCGTGA
- the kdpB gene encoding potassium-transporting ATPase subunit KdpB has protein sequence MKKSSSLLDPQLLRPAVWSALRKLDPRVQWANPVMFITELGAALCTVAVLRNLFAGQWSGFDLQITLWLWFTVLFANFAEALAEGRGKAQAESLKKARTQTMARRLRNGSEERVAAPELQKGDTVVCEANDVIPADGEVIEGIATVDESAITGESAPVIRESGGDRSAVTGGTRVISDRIVIRITSEKGNTFLDRMIAMVEGAQRQKTPNEIALGLLLLGLTAAFILAVFTLPAFSGYSQTAAGQAGSSNLSLPVLVALLVCLIPTTIGGLLSAIGISGIDRLIRRNVMATSGRAVEAAGDIDVLLLDKTGTITLGNRMAAAFLPAPNITPERLADASQLASLADETPEGRSIVVLAKEQFGLRGREVAAPHAQFVPFTAQTRMSGVDFPKLDGHMPRAIRKGAAGAVQSFVESQGGRFPDAVASTVEDVSRQGATPLVVADNADVLGVIQLKDVVKGGIKERFAQLRKMGIRTVMITGDNPLTAAAIAAEAGVDDFMAQAKPEDKLARIRAEQEKGHLVAMTGDGTNDAPALAQADVGVAMNTGTQAAREAGNMVDLDSNPTKLIEIVEIGKQLLMTRGALTTFSIANDVAKYFAILPAMFVGLYAVAGANAGPLAALNVMRLASPQSAILSAVIFNALIIIALVPLALRGVSYRPLGAAIILRRNLLVYGFGGLVAPFVGIKLIDLFITHIGLA, from the coding sequence ATGAAAAAATCATCCTCCCTGTTGGACCCGCAACTGCTCCGACCGGCCGTCTGGTCGGCGCTGCGCAAGCTCGACCCGCGTGTGCAGTGGGCAAACCCCGTGATGTTCATCACCGAACTGGGTGCGGCGCTGTGCACGGTGGCGGTGCTGCGCAACCTGTTCGCCGGTCAGTGGTCCGGCTTCGACCTGCAAATCACCCTCTGGCTCTGGTTCACCGTGTTGTTCGCGAACTTCGCCGAGGCGCTCGCGGAAGGGCGCGGCAAGGCGCAGGCGGAGAGCCTCAAAAAGGCGCGCACCCAGACGATGGCCCGGCGGCTTCGCAACGGCAGTGAAGAGCGCGTGGCCGCGCCGGAGTTGCAGAAAGGCGATACGGTCGTGTGCGAGGCGAATGACGTCATCCCCGCCGACGGCGAAGTCATCGAAGGCATCGCGACCGTGGATGAATCGGCCATCACGGGCGAAAGCGCGCCCGTGATTCGCGAGAGTGGCGGCGATCGCAGCGCCGTGACCGGTGGCACGCGCGTCATCAGCGACCGCATCGTCATTCGCATCACCTCGGAGAAGGGTAACACCTTCCTCGACCGTATGATTGCGATGGTCGAGGGCGCCCAGCGTCAGAAGACGCCGAACGAAATTGCGCTGGGCCTGCTGCTGCTCGGCTTGACGGCGGCATTCATCCTGGCGGTGTTCACGCTGCCGGCATTTTCTGGATACAGTCAGACCGCCGCCGGACAAGCAGGTTCTTCCAACTTGAGCCTCCCGGTGCTGGTGGCGTTGCTGGTCTGTCTGATTCCCACGACCATCGGCGGGCTGCTCAGCGCCATCGGCATCAGCGGCATTGACCGGTTGATCCGCCGCAACGTGATGGCGACCAGCGGGCGAGCGGTTGAAGCGGCGGGGGACATCGACGTGCTGCTGCTCGACAAGACGGGAACCATCACATTGGGCAACCGCATGGCCGCCGCGTTTCTACCCGCACCCAACATCACCCCGGAGCGGCTGGCGGATGCCTCGCAACTCGCCTCGCTCGCGGACGAAACTCCCGAAGGTCGCAGCATTGTGGTGCTGGCCAAGGAACAATTCGGCCTGCGCGGACGCGAAGTCGCAGCGCCACACGCGCAGTTCGTTCCATTCACTGCGCAAACCCGGATGAGCGGCGTGGATTTTCCAAAACTCGACGGTCACATGCCGCGCGCGATCCGCAAAGGCGCGGCCGGCGCAGTGCAATCATTCGTCGAATCCCAAGGCGGCCGTTTCCCGGATGCGGTTGCCAGCACGGTGGAGGACGTTTCCCGCCAAGGCGCCACGCCGCTCGTCGTTGCCGACAATGCCGATGTGCTCGGCGTCATTCAACTCAAGGACGTGGTAAAAGGCGGCATCAAGGAGCGGTTCGCGCAGCTTCGCAAGATGGGCATCCGCACCGTGATGATCACGGGCGACAATCCGCTGACCGCCGCCGCCATCGCCGCCGAGGCGGGAGTGGACGACTTCATGGCACAGGCCAAGCCCGAGGATAAACTCGCGCGCATCCGAGCTGAACAGGAAAAGGGCCATCTCGTCGCGATGACCGGCGACGGCACGAACGACGCCCCGGCGCTCGCGCAAGCTGACGTCGGCGTGGCCATGAACACCGGCACGCAGGCCGCGCGCGAAGCCGGCAACATGGTGGACCTCGACTCGAACCCGACGAAGCTCATCGAGATCGTCGAGATCGGGAAGCAACTCCTGATGACGCGCGGCGCGTTGACCACGTTCAGCATTGCGAACGACGTGGCCAAATATTTCGCCATCCTGCCGGCAATGTTCGTCGGGCTTTATGCGGTGGCCGGCGCCAACGCGGGGCCGCTCGCGGCGTTGAACGTGATGCGGCTGGCCTCGCCGCAAAGCGCAATCCTCAGCGCGGTGATTTTCAACGCATTGATCATCATCGCGCTTGTGCCGCTGGCCCTGCGCGGCGTGAGTTATCGTCCCCTTGGGGCCGCGATCATTCTGCGGCGCAACCTGCTGGTTTACGGATTCGGCGGCCTGGTTGCGCCATTCGTTGGGATCAAGTTGATCGACCTCTTCATCACCCACATTGGCCTCGCATGA
- a CDS encoding PilT/PilU family type 4a pilus ATPase, which yields MSSENLDRFLAAASDFDASDLHLVVGVPPAYRVNGEIILADEDALTETDITDITNGLLNEQQRKKFENEWELCISLLHSAAGRVRVTFYRRNGHPELSFRFCGDRIATREELGLPERLDELARKPNGLVLITGPTGAGKTTTLNYLVDLINSERRCKIVTIEDPIEFVHQNKRAIVVQQEVLTDVRSFNRALIHVLRQDPDVIVVGEMRDYEAISTALTAAETGHLVLATMHSPNVSHALERIIGVFEGSAQRQIILQLANALQGIISQDLLPAADRTRRVLAYEMLTANGAVRNLIRENQLHQLENTLQMGRKDGMVLMDNCLYDLYCKCLITYDTAVSRARHPDRIMPEKH from the coding sequence ATGAGCTCAGAAAACCTGGATCGTTTCCTGGCCGCCGCGAGCGATTTTGATGCATCGGACCTGCACCTGGTCGTCGGTGTGCCGCCCGCGTATCGCGTGAACGGGGAAATCATCCTCGCCGACGAAGATGCGCTCACCGAAACCGACATCACGGACATCACGAACGGCCTGCTGAACGAGCAACAGCGGAAAAAATTTGAGAATGAGTGGGAGCTTTGCATTTCGCTGCTGCACAGCGCCGCCGGCCGGGTGCGCGTGACCTTCTACCGCCGCAACGGGCATCCCGAACTGAGCTTCCGCTTCTGCGGCGACCGCATCGCCACCCGCGAAGAGCTCGGCCTGCCCGAACGCCTGGATGAACTCGCGCGCAAGCCCAACGGCCTGGTGCTCATCACCGGCCCGACCGGCGCGGGCAAGACGACGACGTTGAACTACTTGGTGGACCTCATCAACAGCGAGCGGCGCTGCAAGATTGTCACCATCGAGGATCCCATCGAATTCGTGCATCAGAACAAGCGCGCCATCGTCGTGCAGCAGGAAGTGCTCACCGACGTGCGCTCGTTCAACCGCGCACTGATCCACGTGTTGCGGCAGGATCCGGACGTGATCGTCGTGGGCGAGATGCGCGACTACGAAGCGATTTCCACGGCGTTGACCGCGGCGGAAACCGGCCACCTCGTCCTCGCCACGATGCATTCACCGAACGTCTCGCACGCCCTGGAGCGCATCATCGGCGTGTTTGAAGGCAGCGCCCAACGACAGATCATTTTGCAGCTGGCCAATGCCCTGCAGGGCATCATCTCGCAGGATTTGCTGCCCGCCGCGGACCGCACCCGCCGCGTGCTCGCCTACGAAATGCTGACCGCGAACGGCGCAGTGCGAAATCTCATCCGCGAAAACCAGCTGCACCAGCTGGAAAACACGCTGCAAATGGGGCGCAAGGACGGCATGGTGCTCATGGACAACTGCCTCTACGACCTCTACTGCAAGTGCCTCATCACCTACGACACCGCCGTCAGCCGGGCGCGCCATCCGGACCGGATCATGCCGGAGAAACATTGA
- a CDS encoding tetratricopeptide repeat protein yields MSRFGNLELGDGSEERSHQPLQTARRDEAHFLAEARTAFENGRFESALRHFSKVLEFNPRCAAAWTGQVRMLIELGEFQEARLWADKALEQFPHEPELLAAKAVALGRAGDLQGAMAFSDAALEERGDTPYVWLARGDVLLARRESRADYCFDKARLLAPQDWFTTWLAARVRSFYEQFALALKLLQQAVEWNAGHFLLWLELGRCQQALGLAGAATVSFNRARELNPRSDEVRAALLHVAQTGFWLRVRGLVRQCFRR; encoded by the coding sequence ATGAGCCGCTTCGGAAATCTTGAACTCGGGGACGGTTCCGAGGAGCGTTCACATCAGCCGCTGCAAACGGCCCGGCGCGATGAGGCGCACTTCCTTGCCGAAGCCCGGACGGCGTTCGAGAATGGCCGGTTCGAGTCCGCGCTGCGCCACTTTTCCAAGGTGCTCGAATTCAATCCGCGCTGCGCCGCGGCATGGACCGGTCAGGTCCGCATGCTCATTGAACTGGGCGAATTTCAAGAAGCCCGGCTGTGGGCGGACAAGGCGCTCGAACAATTTCCGCACGAGCCCGAGCTGCTTGCCGCCAAGGCCGTGGCGCTCGGCCGCGCCGGGGATTTGCAGGGCGCGATGGCGTTTTCGGACGCGGCGCTCGAGGAACGCGGCGACACTCCCTACGTCTGGCTGGCGCGCGGCGATGTGCTGCTCGCCCGGCGGGAAAGCCGCGCCGATTATTGCTTCGACAAGGCGCGGTTGCTCGCGCCGCAGGATTGGTTCACCACCTGGCTCGCCGCCCGCGTCCGCTCCTTTTACGAGCAGTTCGCGCTCGCCTTGAAACTGCTCCAGCAGGCGGTGGAGTGGAATGCGGGGCATTTTTTGCTCTGGCTCGAACTGGGCCGGTGCCAGCAGGCGCTCGGCCTGGCCGGCGCCGCCACGGTTTCATTCAACCGCGCCCGGGAATTGAACCCGCGCTCGGATGAAGTGCGCGCCGCGTTGCTGCACGTCGCCCAGACCGGCTTCTGGCTCCGCGTGCGCGGTTTGGTCAGGCAGTGCTTCAGACGATGA
- a CDS encoding RNA polymerase sigma factor yields MNDSGVEKATPPGLEPSGFADLYHEHSRAVYYLALRYLGDPQRAEDVTHDVFLKVYRKLDDFRGESAFRTWLYRITINHCHNLQSSWHQRHITTTDDTALLDTAPAAGDSPLRILEVKELGERIQTTLDGLTPEYRLLLLLVADEEMSYEEIADLTGQTADAVRGKLHRARKVFAAQFEKTA; encoded by the coding sequence GTGAACGATTCTGGCGTTGAAAAAGCCACGCCGCCCGGGCTGGAGCCGTCCGGGTTCGCCGACCTTTACCACGAGCACAGCCGCGCGGTGTATTACCTCGCGCTGCGCTATCTCGGCGACCCACAGCGCGCCGAGGACGTGACGCACGACGTGTTCCTCAAGGTTTATCGCAAGCTGGATGACTTCCGCGGCGAATCCGCCTTCCGCACCTGGCTTTATCGCATCACCATCAATCACTGTCACAACCTGCAATCCAGCTGGCACCAGCGGCACATCACCACGACCGATGACACCGCGTTGCTCGACACCGCCCCCGCCGCGGGGGACTCCCCCCTGCGCATCCTGGAGGTGAAGGAACTGGGCGAACGCATTCAAACCACGTTGGACGGACTCACACCCGAGTATCGGCTGTTGTTGTTGCTGGTGGCCGACGAGGAAATGAGCTACGAGGAAATCGCCGATTTGACCGGACAGACCGCCGACGCCGTGCGGGGCAAACTGCACCGCGCCCGCAAGGTTTTTGCCGCACAGTTTGAGAAAACCGCCTGA